The Chanodichthys erythropterus isolate Z2021 chromosome 14, ASM2448905v1, whole genome shotgun sequence genome window below encodes:
- the cmklr2 gene encoding chemerin-like receptor 2 yields MMTQEGMDYENDTYEYLEYGYVEEAKAGSYTQREALHIISVIIYSLAFTLGVIGNGMVIWVTAFKSKRTVNSVWLQNLAIADFVFVLFLPFSIDYVLRDFHWLFGKTMCKLNSFVCTMNMYASVLFLTILSLDRYISLVHLNWSERFRNVRRAWWVCALIWITSCLLSCPALIFRDVIQHDGKIVCFNNFHDESSHMVAVRHIAMVSLRTTVGFLLPFATITVSGVLLAVKMRQSDSVRLTSFSRTVSAVILAFFLCWVPFHTFSLMELSMHHTTYLHNVLIVGFPLATSLAFFNSCVNPILYVLLTKKVRRLVRRSCLNFTKNSLRELSQSVSATEMDSGLASCSPEEPMANSSI; encoded by the coding sequence ATGATGACCCAAGAAGGCATGGACTATGAAAACGACACTTACGAATACTTGGAGTATGGCTATGTAGAGGAGGCTAAAGCTGGCAGCTACACTCAAAGAGAAGCTCTTCACATCATATCAGTGATTATCTACAGCCTGGCATTTACTCTGGGAGTAATTGGGAATGGCATGGTGATCTGGGTGACTGCCTTCAAAAGCAAAAGGACCGTGAACAGCGTTTGGCTGCAGAATCTCGCCATTGCCGACTTTGTGTTTGTGCTTTTCCTTCCGTTCTCCATCGACTATGTGCTGCGGGACTTTCACTGGCTCTTTGGGAAGACCATGTGCAAGCTGAACTCTTTCGTGTGCACCATGAACATGTACGCCAGCGTGCTGTTTCTCACCATCCTGAGTTTGGATCGCTACATCTCGCTGGTCCACCTGAACTGGTCGGAAAGGTTTCGAAACGTCCGGCGGGCCTGGTGGGTGTGCGCGCTGATTTGGATCACATCCTGCCTTTTAAGCTGTCCGGCCCTGATATTCCGTGACGTAATCCAACATGACGGGAAGATCGTGTGTTTTAATAACTTTCACGATGAGAGCTCGCACATGGTAGCGGTGAGACACATTGCGATGGTGTCTCTGCGCACCACCGTGGGCTTTCTGCTTCCGTTCGCCACCATCACCGTGAGCGGCGTGCTGCTGGCTGTTAAGATGCGCCAGTCCGACTCGGTGCGTTTGACCAGCTTTTCCAGAACCGTCTCCGCTGTGATTCTGGCCTTCTTCCTGTGTTGGGTGCCGTTCCACACGTTCAGCCTGATGGAGCTGAGCATGCACCACACCACCTACCTGCACAACGTGCTCATCGTGGGCTTCCCCCTCGCCACCAGCCTGGCCTTCTTCAACAGCTGCGTCAACCCCATTCTCTATGTGCTGCTCACCAAGAAGGTGCGTAGGTTGGTGAGGAGGTCGTGTTTGAACTTCACCAAGAACTCGCTGAGAGAGCTGAGTCAGTCTGTGTCTGCTACTGAGATGGACTCGGGACTGGCCAGCTGCTCTCCTGAAGAGCCCATGGCCAACTCCTCCATCTGA